From the Diospyros lotus cultivar Yz01 chromosome 13, ASM1463336v1, whole genome shotgun sequence genome, one window contains:
- the LOC127788348 gene encoding disease resistance protein RGA2-like isoform X2 encodes MLSPTPMIFWMRSNLKLSRTRLGERLSERSSDPRNVRIQRETSHSFVRRVDVIGRRRDEEAIVERLNDASENVSVIPIVGIGGLGKTTLASLVYNNEPVDRHFELKMWVGVSQDFDMNVLMRKIIASATTSPCAELDSDHLQHRLRGCLADKKFLLVLDDMWDIDLVK; translated from the exons ATGCTTTCGCCGACGCCGATGATCTTCTGGATGAGGTCAAATTTAAAGCTCTCAAGAACCAGGTTAGGGGAAAG GCTTTCTGAGAGGTCTTCGGATCCGCGCAATGTGCGTATACAGAGGGAGACGAGCCATTCTTTTGTTCGTAGAGTCGATGTgataggaagaagaagggatgaAGAAGCCATTGTTGAGAGGTTGAATGATGCTAGCGAAAATGTTTCTGTAATTCCCATTGTGGGAATTGGGGGCTTGGGGAAGACAACATTGGCAAGCTTAGTGTACAATAATGAGCCGGTTGATAGGCATTTTGAGCTGAAGATGTGGGTCGGTGTTTCTCAGGATTTTGATATGAATGTGCTGATGAGAAAGATCATTGCATCTGCAACGACTTCGCCCTGTGCTGAGCTAGACAGTGATCACTTGCAGCATAGGCTTCGGGGTTGTTTGGCCGATAAGAAATTTTTACTCGTCTTGGATGATATGTGGGACATCGACCTTGTAAAATGA
- the LOC127788348 gene encoding putative disease resistance protein RGA3 isoform X1: MNDELPKWLARVKDAFADADDLLDEVKFKALKNQVRGKVRNYLTSHSSITFRLSVVRRIKEMRDRLHSIDGLKNNFRLSERSSDPRNVRIQRETSHSFVRRVDVIGRRRDEEAIVERLNDASENVSVIPIVGIGGLGKTTLASLVYNNEPVDRHFELKMWVGVSQDFDMNVLMRKIIASATTSPCAELDSDHLQHRLRGCLADKKFLLVLDDMWDIDLVK; this comes from the coding sequence ATGAACGACGAGCTTCCCAAATGGCTCGCCCGAGTCAAGGATGCTTTCGCCGACGCCGATGATCTTCTGGATGAGGTCAAATTTAAAGCTCTCAAGAACCAGGTTAGGGGAAAGGTACGGAACTATCTTACGAGCCATAGTTCAATTACTTTCCGCCTTTCAGTTGTTAGAAGGATCAAGGAAATGAGAGACAGGTTACATTCAATTGATGGTCTGAAAAACAATTTTAGGCTTTCTGAGAGGTCTTCGGATCCGCGCAATGTGCGTATACAGAGGGAGACGAGCCATTCTTTTGTTCGTAGAGTCGATGTgataggaagaagaagggatgaAGAAGCCATTGTTGAGAGGTTGAATGATGCTAGCGAAAATGTTTCTGTAATTCCCATTGTGGGAATTGGGGGCTTGGGGAAGACAACATTGGCAAGCTTAGTGTACAATAATGAGCCGGTTGATAGGCATTTTGAGCTGAAGATGTGGGTCGGTGTTTCTCAGGATTTTGATATGAATGTGCTGATGAGAAAGATCATTGCATCTGCAACGACTTCGCCCTGTGCTGAGCTAGACAGTGATCACTTGCAGCATAGGCTTCGGGGTTGTTTGGCCGATAAGAAATTTTTACTCGTCTTGGATGATATGTGGGACATCGACCTTGTAAAATGA